Genomic segment of Mycteria americana isolate JAX WOST 10 ecotype Jacksonville Zoo and Gardens chromosome 9, USCA_MyAme_1.0, whole genome shotgun sequence:
TGAAGCTTTCTGAAATTTGTTCTACCCTTGAAACACATCCCaaagaatttgtatttcaaattctcTCAGATTAAATAGTTACATGTGCTGTACTTCAATAACTCAGTTTTATCAGAACAACAAAAGTAATAGCCTCAACTTCATGTTCAGTATTATATTTGGCACAAGTTTTCAGACTATTTTGTGAAAATTGTGATTATTgttaataataatcataataatatgGTCAAGACAGCTATCAGGAATGAGAAAAGAATGCTCATTGAGTTAAAGCGTCTCTGTTTTCCTGGTGCTTGAACTTTAAAAGATCATGGGAAAGGCCCTTGCTAGGCAAGAAATTGCTCACTAAATTCTAAGGTTAATTATTAGAAGCTTCACAAGGAAGGGCACCCATTCAGTCTGACTTTAGGCTACAATCCTAGACTCTGTGTGTACACTTCTCAATGCAGAAAAGTTAGCCACTCACACAACCTTTCAAGAACCAGAATCTAGcagcttacagaaaataaaattatttttcttccaaattgcaACATTCCTACTCTCTGGGTAAATTAAAGTATCAGGTATAGTTAGTACCTTATTGAAGCATAAAACTGACTATAGGGCATTAACAGGGAGATTTTCCATGGTACAAAGAGAGACATGGGTCAAAtgtatgtttttgcttttgaaagactcCCTCTTAAGTGACAAATATTCCCAAACGTGGTCAAATACATTGCCTTTTCCCCATCAGCAGTGCACTTTTTAGACTTCGTGATTTCTATAATGTTCAGAGGAATGTTCAACACTGGCATGCAATTttcaggggaaggggaaaaaatgaaaaaaaaaaaaccaacggtCCTATTATTTCACTTCGCTACAGTATGATTATAGCATCGTTGTGCATATATCTCCACTGGAATTGAATTGCCAGCAGAAGCAGTAGGATCTTCATGACTAGCTGTATAATCTGGCCTATAGTCAAGCTGCCAACTTTTGTATTAATTCACAATTCTCTAGCTACACAAAATCTTTCTATCATATATAAACAGTTATTATCCTGTTTGTCTGTACTAGCAATAAGGAACACATccagaagttaaaaataagataataatGTTTTCATGTACTAAAGCACTTACCAGGGTCTGATTCTGCATTTCCATATCAGCttttgtgttgctgtttttcttgtgGTTTCCTTGAGAGCTGATACAGTTGCCGTGAAGAGAGGAGCCCTGGGAGCTGCCCTTCGACACACTCCTGTAGGAAACATTATTTGATCCACTTTctgtctgctgagctgctttcttATCAACTCTGCAGGTAGAGAGTGATTCCTCTGATAAATTACATTGCCCTTCTTCAATCACTCTACTTTTCCATTCCTTTAATGTTTAAAGTAACCTCTCTGTATCTTTCTGTCTCTAGACCTTTGAGTGATAAATGTTTCTAACTAGCCTTGATCAAATCTGTCACTTGCAATTTCAGGTAGTATATCAATTTAGTCTTTCACATATAATGATTTATATTATATTTGGGACTGCTGTGGGGCAAACGTGAAAACACAGTATAGCAATTGCTAAGTTCTTCTGTGACCGAAGGTTGTGGTAGCTAGACATGTAATTAATTCTGACTAGTTACCAAATATATGTTTGCTGGTTACAATACACGAAGATGGAATACATTAAAACATGTACCTAATTATCCTCTATCTTTACACACCATCTGCCTAGATTCTTGATTTCTTGAATCATTTGAATTTCTATCAACTTGGATGTAActtgccatttttttaatttcaaaggccATTGGTTTGGTTAACAAAGTAACATGAACAAAATTACCATCTCattattaatgttttttcctgtagagATTAAAGTCCTGACTGTGTACCTACTGATTGCTACTATGCATTCTTAGTCTAAAAGGAACATACATTGAACTTAGGATCTGAGCATCTGTAAAGCTAGTGTATAATAACACATCCCAAATTGTGTTCCAGAGTTTTACCTGTTTAAAAGCTCTTTCATAAAATTGTCTTTTGGTGAGTATGTAGCTGTGGTGGAACCTTTTACTTGTTCACACTCAGTCTCACCAGGCGTGTCTTGTGAAGGTTTCATAATTTTGCTCTCCATGACATCAGCTAAAATGTCACCGTTGTCTGTTTTCctgttaatttcattttctatttcataGTGTtggtcagttttctttttttcttttcttctatctAATTTTGTCTGCTTAATTCCAAATCCTGAaacttttgcatcttttttttctacctttgttTTAGGAACATCAGTTTTCCTGCTACTTAGTGCTGGGACCTTACTCTTTCGAAAGCCAAACCAACTAGCTATAGAGGGCCCAGTCTTTTGTTTAGTCTCTGCAGCAGGAGACTTGGTTTGTCCCTGACCCTTTTGCACATTTTCTTGGATGCATAACATGACTTTCTCCTCTATTGTAGGTTGTAGAGCTGGTGAACTCAAAACATCGGTAACCTTCTCAGAGGCTTCTGCTAACTCTAAAGACATTTGCTGTCTTCGTGACTTTGTTGCTTCCAGTTTATGAAGACACTTTATTCCATCTGAGCTTTGAAATGATGAAATTGGTTTGGAAGATACAGTAGCTGATGCTTCTAACTCCAGTTCTGCTGGTAGAACACTTTTTTTACTTAGAGCTTCGTGTTTAAAACTTTCAGTGCTTTTCTCACTCTGGACAGATAGACTGCGTGCATCTTTCTGAGAAAATGGTTTGTTTCCATCACATTTTGAAGTGTTGTGAAGCAAGTCTACTTTTGAAGATGATCTGAAGGGCAGTTTGCTTGGGCTTCCATGCTGGCTACTGCAACTACTCATATTTCCAAGAGAACCTTGTCTAGAATAagaattttctgtggttttaggaGTATATGAAAGAGTCTCTGGTGTCACTGCTGACCCAGGAATGGCCTTGATTTGAAGTCCTTCCATGGCTGAGTTCTGCCTTGTTAGAGAATTTCCTCTATCAGAAGTGTTTGTAATAATCTGAGTCCGTACTTTTCCGAGACCTTCTGTCACAGGGGCAGATGGCTTTTCCCCTGTATGAATGCTAAAACTCTGACTACGAGCTTTCGCTCCATTCATGCCCAGAGCTGGCTTCAAGTGCGACTTGTTGCTAGAAGAAACAGATCTCTTAACTAATTTGTTTTCTAATCCATCTACTCTGTCTACCACCAAGTTGCAGTTTTCATGTGAATGAGGTGATGCTGTATCCGTACTAAGTCtcacagtaaaattattttttacttcagtatCAGACGTAGAGTCTTTTAATTCAGCATCCATTGCACCTCTAGTGGTTACACTTACAGATTCATTTTTCTTGTACTTACTTGAACTCACATTACTTTTGGAAGCTGCATTTATACTGtctttttcctgcttccctgGTACAGTAGAGCTCTTTCGGAGAAGCTGGGGAGATTTGACAAATAATTTCAGTCCTACAGGGAGAcgtgttttcattcctttctcattAGAGTTTTGGGTAGCATGTGCAGTGTCACTACCAtgaaacagtgttgacaatggGGAATTGTTTACCTGAGATAGTAAAGGCTCACTTGTGCTTGTTGTATGACATTGAGGAGTTACAGGGAGAATGTTTGGCATCTGTTGTGGCTGATCCACCCCACTGTCACTGGAAATATCTTTTTTGCCAGAATATGCGTCTTGTGAAGAAGTTGTTTCCAATGATGGACAGCCTAGAGAAAAGGACCTGGCTGTTTGAAAATCTGTATTGGAAAATTCACGATTCCTGTGGAGACCCAGCTGATTAGGGTTTTTTGGGTAGACTTGCTTTGTGGAAACTTTGGAAAGTCCTTGGCATGCACTATGGGGTTGCTGAgatatgcatttattttgcataattgcttctgcattttcttgaagGTAAGATAATTCAATCTTGGCCCCAGAAGATATATTTTTTGCTTGCATTTCATGACTAGATTGATTATGAAAGCCAGAGTTCATAGTTCCTTTTAATGGTGatgatttcagtatattttttgctgtttcactGGGACCAGCTCCTCCTAACTTTACCGCTACAGATGGTGAATGAGCATAATTAGGCCGAATCAACAGGGATGTTGACCTGCCTGGAGGAAGGGGTGGGGATGGTGATCGGGCTTCTACAGTTGCTAAATCACAAGGAAAGTCTCTGGTTGGAGGTTCTCCATAGTCACTGGGCTCTGTAAGGTGCTGAGGCAACAGTGGTGATGCTGGACTCTGACTCTTTGGATACCTTGACCTGTCGCCTCTGCCTGGACGTTTCAAGCCAggcagggggtgggcagggagcttTGGAACCTGGAAGTCGACTTTTGAGTCAAAATTATGAGGTGGACTTTGTGCCTTTTTGAATCTTGAAAGCTTTACAGGTGGCAGAGCAGGTGATTTTTCAAGGGTTGCAGGGCCCACTGATTGAGCTACAGGTGTCTCCTCGCTCTCAGTCATTGCAGTTTTTTGTGGAGAAAATTTACCTCTGCTGGGTATTTTAGTCAAGTTTGGCTTTTGATTGATTCCTGCATGCACAGTGGAACTTGAATTGGCCTTGTATGATACATCACACACTGGCTTCGCTAGTTTTTGTCGTGGATTATTTTGCAGTGTCACTCTTCCACAGCCTGAAGATTCACTGCAGGTCATGGGgacaactgtatttttattcccTGTATTATCTTCAAGAgtctttttcttggtttcatcttCAGGTCTTTCTAAAGCAGTGTACTTTCTAGCATTGGTTCCTGTCTGCAAATCAGTTATTCCCTGAGATATAAGTTCAGTATATTCTGCACTGGACCTAGTTTGTGGCTCGTtgactgaaatttcatttcttgttACAGTGACAACTCCAGTTTGATGTGAGCTAAATTCAATAGGCTCACCATCCTCAGCATCAAATATTACAGTAATGCACTCTTCAGAAGAGGTCTTTTTTATAACCTTTTGTTGTTTAATGAAATTACATGTCTTTGGCCTAATGTCTGAGTGAGCAGAtatctgtttttcccctttgttaGTAGATACAAACTGAGAATTCTCTGTGACTTTGAGCATGTCAGAGGTCTTTGTGTACTTCTCAGTAAAAGGAGTTGCTAATAAATCTGATGGACTTTTCTCATCACTGCTTTCTATATGCAATTCATCCAACACTTCATTGTCGTCAGTAtctgaaagctgaaaatgaaGGTCCTTCCAGCCTATATCAGCATGGCTTTGATTTAGCTGTAACTCAGGCAGCTTTGCTCTGGTGCACGATTTTACTTCTGCCTGAAATCCACTGACAAAACTAGTCAATTTTTCAGGTCTTTCCTTTGAATTAAAATATGAACTTCTTTCTGGCAAATGTTTCCTATTAGGATCCCAGTCAAAGAGACTGTCAGAAACGCTGTGAGTTAATTTGTTACAATAGGTCCTGCGGACTTTGCTTGGTACTTCCTGCAGCAACAGTAAGGATGAAGAGTCATCGTCTGCATCATCATGTGAATCTGAATCATAAGAGAAAGTTTTGTTATGTGCAATGCAACTACTTCCTATTTCCGTTGGCTTACAATGAGTCTGTTCGTTATGGCTGCCACATTTAACTCCAGGGGAATATATTCCTTCATTAGAGTTCATGCAGTCTTTGTAACCCCATTTTGATATTACTGAAGGTGATTCAAgtaatattttttgcttctgtaattTCTTCAGCCCTTCTAAGATATGGTTTTCCTTGATACGAGTTGGAGGTAGATCATCTGCAGGACTTGAGAGGTTGCTTGGGAGCGAAGAACCAATGCTTATTCTTTTATCCCAGCTCACGGATGactgttaaaacaaaataaaactcacaTATtactctgtcatggtttaaacccagtcagcaactaagcaccgcccagccgctcactcaccctcccccaccctggtgggatggggaagagaatcgggggaaaaaaaagtaaacccgtgggttgagataaagacagtttaataggacagtagaagaagataaaataataataataataataaaagaatgtacaaaacaagtgatgcacaatgcaattgctcaccacccgctgaccgatgcccagccagtccctgagcagcgatcgctgcccccctggccaactccccccagtttctatactgagcatgacgccatatggtatggaatagccctttggccagttggggtcagctgtcctggctgtgtcccctcccagcttctggtgtccctggcagagcaggggaagctgaaaagtccttgaccagtgtaagcactgcccagcaacaaccgaaacatcagtgtgttatcaacattattctggtactaaatccaaaacacagcactattccagctactaggaagaaaattaactccatcccagctgaaatcaggacataCTCACAAGTGCTGTTAATAAAAAGTGTTACCATTTTAGTAAAGAGATTTAGGAGTCGCATAGGGCATTGCATTTCATCCATTGCTATTAATAGCaatgttcttttttaataaagaatttcaCAGTGGTGTGAAGGCTGCAGTGCATTTAAAACCTGGAGGAAGAACAATATGAATGGAAGGATTAAGATAAAGAAGAAGAACAACTTAGACTGTGAAAGACAGAATAAAT
This window contains:
- the NCKAP5 gene encoding nck-associated protein 5 isoform X4; this translates as MERKRQLQKREFGKRLSLDSSLVEYMDSNKYIEHLVTQLEEQRWNLWREKLSVARLQREVAQSKSEGAMREKLIHELEEERHLRLESEKRLREVTLESERSRAQMRGLQEQFSRMEETVRNLLQSQGSPGQNGEGTVNIMKVYQEKLSEDSRKCKEGMEKIHTPADEDSRSESSSTEEEKEKTKLLLERLKALEAENSALALENENQREQYERCLDEVANQVVQALLTQKDLREECIKLKTRVFDLEQQNRTLSVLFQQRVKPASDLLLQKLHSRILDLSSGDLLSEVERNRSLMQPRTADAQIHECQQNVKSSIPVLKCQSQLNMTGPSRLYPRSSCSSSELSLSSACSEYSSGSSYTWNDGKTCSKRSSVSWDKRISIGSSLPSNLSSPADDLPPTRIKENHILEGLKKLQKQKILLESPSVISKWGYKDCMNSNEGIYSPGVKCGSHNEQTHCKPTEIGSSCIAHNKTFSYDSDSHDDADDDSSSLLLLQEVPSKVRRTYCNKLTHSVSDSLFDWDPNRKHLPERSSYFNSKERPEKLTSFVSGFQAEVKSCTRAKLPELQLNQSHADIGWKDLHFQLSDTDDNEVLDELHIESSDEKSPSDLLATPFTEKYTKTSDMLKVTENSQFVSTNKGEKQISAHSDIRPKTCNFIKQQKVIKKTSSEECITVIFDAEDGEPIEFSSHQTGVVTVTRNEISVNEPQTRSSAEYTELISQGITDLQTGTNARKYTALERPEDETKKKTLEDNTGNKNTVVPMTCSESSGCGRVTLQNNPRQKLAKPVCDVSYKANSSSTVHAGINQKPNLTKIPSRGKFSPQKTAMTESEETPVAQSVGPATLEKSPALPPVKLSRFKKAQSPPHNFDSKVDFQVPKLPAHPLPGLKRPGRGDRSRYPKSQSPASPLLPQHLTEPSDYGEPPTRDFPCDLATVEARSPSPPLPPGRSTSLLIRPNYAHSPSVAVKLGGAGPSETAKNILKSSPLKGTMNSGFHNQSSHEMQAKNISSGAKIELSYLQENAEAIMQNKCISQQPHSACQGLSKVSTKQVYPKNPNQLGLHRNREFSNTDFQTARSFSLGCPSLETTSSQDAYSGKKDISSDSGVDQPQQMPNILPVTPQCHTTSTSEPLLSQVNNSPLSTLFHGSDTAHATQNSNEKGMKTRLPVGLKLFVKSPQLLRKSSTVPGKQEKDSINAASKSNVSSSKYKKNESVSVTTRGAMDAELKDSTSDTEVKNNFTVRLSTDTASPHSHENCNLVVDRVDGLENKLVKRSVSSSNKSHLKPALGMNGAKARSQSFSIHTGEKPSAPVTEGLGKVRTQIITNTSDRGNSLTRQNSAMEGLQIKAIPGSAVTPETLSYTPKTTENSYSRQGSLGNMSSCSSQHGSPSKLPFRSSSKVDLLHNTSKCDGNKPFSQKDARSLSVQSEKSTESFKHEALSKKSVLPAELELEASATVSSKPISSFQSSDGIKCLHKLEATKSRRQQMSLELAEASEKVTDVLSSPALQPTIEEKVMLCIQENVQKGQGQTKSPAAETKQKTGPSIASWFGFRKSKVPALSSRKTDVPKTKVEKKDAKVSGFGIKQTKLDRRKEKKKTDQHYEIENEINRKTDNGDILADVMESKIMKPSQDTPGETECEQVKGSTTATYSPKDNFMKELLNRVDKKAAQQTESGSNNVSYRSVSKGSSQGSSLHGNCISSQGNHKKNSNTKADMEMQNQTLAKVVTENLQEEEEDTMTRTTCQSHVIESCCQMRTLDSGIGTFPLPDSGNRSTGRHISKQESTLETEVLAPSEQVLLSAPSVKAKTLEREVPSPAKSQESVESIISHSTSDPAMTAKGIINLAKQSEQEPSSVTSASLEHTEETVENGKVLPEWTTKKTTKTKDRALKVCTYSASSSDTEPEPEYETNYFRTAEETLVELTKNNKQAEQEKQNQRKSFLGNPMSILDLYQHSLYGHYGDNGPEQLTHYSLIEQLSGASSKDSKGKDSPSKLKQTEETKEDSQNRLSKISLESLNKFNSNNVLLLEKEKNCLNNVEGQKEENGKKEAASLNSSGRHDVDNLESLSDSLYDSFSSCASQGSNDV
- the NCKAP5 gene encoding nck-associated protein 5 isoform X6 encodes the protein MDSNKYIEHLVTQLEEQRWNLWREKLSVARLQREVAQSKSEGAMREKLIHELEEERHLRLESEKRLREVTLESERSRAQMRGLQEQFSRMEETVRNLLQSQGSPGQNGEGTVNIMKVYQEKLSEDSRKCKEGMEKIHTPADEDSRSESSSTEEEKEKTKLLLERLKALEAENSALALENENQREQYERCLDEVANQVVQALLTQKDLREECIKLKTRVFDLEQQNRTLSVLFQQRVKPASDLLLQKLHSRILDLSSGDLLSEVERNRSLMQPRTADAQIHECQQNVKSSIPVLKCQSQLNMTGPSRLYPRSSCSSSELSLSSACSEYSSGSSYTWNDGKTCSKRSSVSWDKRISIGSSLPSNLSSPADDLPPTRIKENHILEGLKKLQKQKILLESPSVISKWGYKDCMNSNEGIYSPGVKCGSHNEQTHCKPTEIGSSCIAHNKTFSYDSDSHDDADDDSSSLLLLQEVPSKVRRTYCNKLTHSVSDSLFDWDPNRKHLPERSSYFNSKERPEKLTSFVSGFQAEVKSCTRAKLPELQLNQSHADIGWKDLHFQLSDTDDNEVLDELHIESSDEKSPSDLLATPFTEKYTKTSDMLKVTENSQFVSTNKGEKQISAHSDIRPKTCNFIKQQKVIKKTSSEECITVIFDAEDGEPIEFSSHQTGVVTVTRNEISVNEPQTRSSAEYTELISQGITDLQTGTNARKYTALERPEDETKKKTLEDNTGNKNTVVPMTCSESSGCGRVTLQNNPRQKLAKPVCDVSYKANSSSTVHAGINQKPNLTKIPSRGKFSPQKTAMTESEETPVAQSVGPATLEKSPALPPVKLSRFKKAQSPPHNFDSKVDFQVPKLPAHPLPGLKRPGRGDRSRYPKSQSPASPLLPQHLTEPSDYGEPPTRDFPCDLATVEARSPSPPLPPGRSTSLLIRPNYAHSPSVAVKLGGAGPSETAKNILKSSPLKGTMNSGFHNQSSHEMQAKNISSGAKIELSYLQENAEAIMQNKCISQQPHSACQGLSKVSTKQVYPKNPNQLGLHRNREFSNTDFQTARSFSLGCPSLETTSSQDAYSGKKDISSDSGVDQPQQMPNILPVTPQCHTTSTSEPLLSQVNNSPLSTLFHGSDTAHATQNSNEKGMKTRLPVGLKLFVKSPQLLRKSSTVPGKQEKDSINAASKSNVSSSKYKKNESVSVTTRGAMDAELKDSTSDTEVKNNFTVRLSTDTASPHSHENCNLVVDRVDGLENKLVKRSVSSSNKSHLKPALGMNGAKARSQSFSIHTGEKPSAPVTEGLGKVRTQIITNTSDRGNSLTRQNSAMEGLQIKAIPGSAVTPETLSYTPKTTENSYSRQGSLGNMSSCSSQHGSPSKLPFRSSSKVDLLHNTSKCDGNKPFSQKDARSLSVQSEKSTESFKHEALSKKSVLPAELELEASATVSSKPISSFQSSDGIKCLHKLEATKSRRQQMSLELAEASEKVTDVLSSPALQPTIEEKVMLCIQENVQKGQGQTKSPAAETKQKTGPSIASWFGFRKSKVPALSSRKTDVPKTKVEKKDAKVSGFGIKQTKLDRRKEKKKTDQHYEIENEINRKTDNGDILADVMESKIMKPSQDTPGETECEQVKGSTTATYSPKDNFMKELLNRVDKKAAQQTESGSNNVSYRSVSKGSSQGSSLHGNCISSQGNHKKNSNTKADMEMQNQTLAKVVTENLQEEEEDTMTRTTCQSHVIESCCQMRTLDSGIGTFPLPDSGNRSTGRHISKQESTLETEVLAPSEQVLLSAPSVKAKTLEREVPSPAKSQESVESIISHSTSDPAMTAKGIRPFQSRLPKPASSGIINLAKQSEQEPSSVTSASLEHTEETVENGKVLPEWTTKKTTKTKDRALKVCTYSASSSDTEPEPEYETNYFRTAEETLVELTKNNKQAEQEKQNQRKSFLGNPMSILDLYQHSLYGHYGDNGPEQLTHYSLIEQLSGASSKDSKGKDSPSKLKQTEETKEDSQNRLSKISLESLNKFNSNNVLLLEKEKNCLNNVEGQKEENGKKEAASLNSSGRHDVDNLESLSDSLYDSFSSCASQGSNDV
- the NCKAP5 gene encoding nck-associated protein 5 isoform X13, coding for MRMEETVRNLLQSQGSPGQNGEGTVNIMKEKLSEDSRKCKEGMEKIHTPADEDSRSESSSTEEEKEKTKLLLERLKALEAENSALALENENQREQYERCLDEVANQVVQALLTQKDLREECIKLKTRVFDLEQQNRTLSVLFQQRVKPASDLLLQKLHSRILDLSSGDLLSEVERNRSLMQPRTADAQIHECQQNVKSSIPVLKCQSQLNMTGPSRLYPRSSCSSSELSLSSACSEYSSGSSYTWNDGKTCSKRSSVSWDKRISIGSSLPSNLSSPADDLPPTRIKENHILEGLKKLQKQKILLESPSVISKWGYKDCMNSNEGIYSPGVKCGSHNEQTHCKPTEIGSSCIAHNKTFSYDSDSHDDADDDSSSLLLLQEVPSKVRRTYCNKLTHSVSDSLFDWDPNRKHLPERSSYFNSKERPEKLTSFVSGFQAEVKSCTRAKLPELQLNQSHADIGWKDLHFQLSDTDDNEVLDELHIESSDEKSPSDLLATPFTEKYTKTSDMLKVTENSQFVSTNKGEKQISAHSDIRPKTCNFIKQQKVIKKTSSEECITVIFDAEDGEPIEFSSHQTGVVTVTRNEISVNEPQTRSSAEYTELISQGITDLQTGTNARKYTALERPEDETKKKTLEDNTGNKNTVVPMTCSESSGCGRVTLQNNPRQKLAKPVCDVSYKANSSSTVHAGINQKPNLTKIPSRGKFSPQKTAMTESEETPVAQSVGPATLEKSPALPPVKLSRFKKAQSPPHNFDSKVDFQVPKLPAHPLPGLKRPGRGDRSRYPKSQSPASPLLPQHLTEPSDYGEPPTRDFPCDLATVEARSPSPPLPPGRSTSLLIRPNYAHSPSVAVKLGGAGPSETAKNILKSSPLKGTMNSGFHNQSSHEMQAKNISSGAKIELSYLQENAEAIMQNKCISQQPHSACQGLSKVSTKQVYPKNPNQLGLHRNREFSNTDFQTARSFSLGCPSLETTSSQDAYSGKKDISSDSGVDQPQQMPNILPVTPQCHTTSTSEPLLSQVNNSPLSTLFHGSDTAHATQNSNEKGMKTRLPVGLKLFVKSPQLLRKSSTVPGKQEKDSINAASKSNVSSSKYKKNESVSVTTRGAMDAELKDSTSDTEVKNNFTVRLSTDTASPHSHENCNLVVDRVDGLENKLVKRSVSSSNKSHLKPALGMNGAKARSQSFSIHTGEKPSAPVTEGLGKVRTQIITNTSDRGNSLTRQNSAMEGLQIKAIPGSAVTPETLSYTPKTTENSYSRQGSLGNMSSCSSQHGSPSKLPFRSSSKVDLLHNTSKCDGNKPFSQKDARSLSVQSEKSTESFKHEALSKKSVLPAELELEASATVSSKPISSFQSSDGIKCLHKLEATKSRRQQMSLELAEASEKVTDVLSSPALQPTIEEKVMLCIQENVQKGQGQTKSPAAETKQKTGPSIASWFGFRKSKVPALSSRKTDVPKTKVEKKDAKVSGFGIKQTKLDRRKEKKKTDQHYEIENEINRKTDNGDILADVMESKIMKPSQDTPGETECEQVKGSTTATYSPKDNFMKELLNRVDKKAAQQTESGSNNVSYRSVSKGSSQGSSLHGNCISSQGNHKKNSNTKADMEMQNQTLAKVVTENLQEEEEDTMTRTTCQSHVIESCCQMRTLDSGIGTFPLPDSGNRSTGRHISKQESTLETEVLAPSEQVLLSAPSVKAKTLEREVPSPAKSQESVESIISHSTSDPAMTAKGIRPFQSRLPKPASSGIINLAKQSEQEPSSVTSASLEHTEETVENGKVLPEWTTKKTTKTKDRALKVCTYSASSSDTEPEPEYETNYFRTAEETLVELTKNNKQAEQEKQNQRKSFLGNPMSILDLYQHSLYGHYGDNGPEQLTHYSLIEQLSGASSKDSKGKDSPSKLKQTEETKEDSQNRLSKISLESLNKFNSNNVLLLEKEKNCLNNVEGQKEENGKKEAASLNSSGRHDVDNLESLSDSLYDSFSSCASQGSNDV
- the NCKAP5 gene encoding nck-associated protein 5 isoform X8 — encoded protein: MREKLIHELEEERHLRLESEKRLREVTLESERSRAQMRGLQEQFSRMEETVRNLLQSQGSPGQNGEGTVNIMKVYQEKLSEDSRKCKEGMEKIHTPADEDSRSESSSTEEEKEKTKLLLERLKALEAENSALALENENQREQYERCLDEVANQVVQALLTQKDLREECIKLKTRVFDLEQQNRTLSVLFQQRVKPASDLLLQKLHSRILDLSSGDLLSEVERNRSLMQPRTADAQIHECQQNVKSSIPVLKCQSQLNMTGPSRLYPRSSCSSSELSLSSACSEYSSGSSYTWNDGKTCSKRSSVSWDKRISIGSSLPSNLSSPADDLPPTRIKENHILEGLKKLQKQKILLESPSVISKWGYKDCMNSNEGIYSPGVKCGSHNEQTHCKPTEIGSSCIAHNKTFSYDSDSHDDADDDSSSLLLLQEVPSKVRRTYCNKLTHSVSDSLFDWDPNRKHLPERSSYFNSKERPEKLTSFVSGFQAEVKSCTRAKLPELQLNQSHADIGWKDLHFQLSDTDDNEVLDELHIESSDEKSPSDLLATPFTEKYTKTSDMLKVTENSQFVSTNKGEKQISAHSDIRPKTCNFIKQQKVIKKTSSEECITVIFDAEDGEPIEFSSHQTGVVTVTRNEISVNEPQTRSSAEYTELISQGITDLQTGTNARKYTALERPEDETKKKTLEDNTGNKNTVVPMTCSESSGCGRVTLQNNPRQKLAKPVCDVSYKANSSSTVHAGINQKPNLTKIPSRGKFSPQKTAMTESEETPVAQSVGPATLEKSPALPPVKLSRFKKAQSPPHNFDSKVDFQVPKLPAHPLPGLKRPGRGDRSRYPKSQSPASPLLPQHLTEPSDYGEPPTRDFPCDLATVEARSPSPPLPPGRSTSLLIRPNYAHSPSVAVKLGGAGPSETAKNILKSSPLKGTMNSGFHNQSSHEMQAKNISSGAKIELSYLQENAEAIMQNKCISQQPHSACQGLSKVSTKQVYPKNPNQLGLHRNREFSNTDFQTARSFSLGCPSLETTSSQDAYSGKKDISSDSGVDQPQQMPNILPVTPQCHTTSTSEPLLSQVNNSPLSTLFHGSDTAHATQNSNEKGMKTRLPVGLKLFVKSPQLLRKSSTVPGKQEKDSINAASKSNVSSSKYKKNESVSVTTRGAMDAELKDSTSDTEVKNNFTVRLSTDTASPHSHENCNLVVDRVDGLENKLVKRSVSSSNKSHLKPALGMNGAKARSQSFSIHTGEKPSAPVTEGLGKVRTQIITNTSDRGNSLTRQNSAMEGLQIKAIPGSAVTPETLSYTPKTTENSYSRQGSLGNMSSCSSQHGSPSKLPFRSSSKVDLLHNTSKCDGNKPFSQKDARSLSVQSEKSTESFKHEALSKKSVLPAELELEASATVSSKPISSFQSSDGIKCLHKLEATKSRRQQMSLELAEASEKVTDVLSSPALQPTIEEKVMLCIQENVQKGQGQTKSPAAETKQKTGPSIASWFGFRKSKVPALSSRKTDVPKTKVEKKDAKVSGFGIKQTKLDRRKEKKKTDQHYEIENEINRKTDNGDILADVMESKIMKPSQDTPGETECEQVKGSTTATYSPKDNFMKELLNRVDKKAAQQTESGSNNVSYRSVSKGSSQGSSLHGNCISSQGNHKKNSNTKADMEMQNQTLAKVVTENLQEEEEDTMTRTTCQSHVIESCCQMRTLDSGIGTFPLPDSGNRSTGRHISKQESTLETEVLAPSEQVLLSAPSVKAKTLEREVPSPAKSQESVESIISHSTSDPAMTAKGIRPFQSRLPKPASSGIINLAKQSEQEPSSVTSASLEHTEETVENGKVLPEWTTKKTTKTKDRALKVCTYSASSSDTEPEPEYETNYFRTAEETLVELTKNNKQAEQEKQNQRKSFLGNPMSILDLYQHSLYGHYGDNGPEQLTHYSLIEQLSGASSKDSKGKDSPSKLKQTEETKEDSQNRLSKISLESLNKFNSNNVLLLEKEKNCLNNVEGQKEENGKKEAASLNSSGRHDVDNLESLSDSLYDSFSSCASQGSNDV